A window of Elephas maximus indicus isolate mEleMax1 chromosome X, mEleMax1 primary haplotype, whole genome shotgun sequence genomic DNA:
aaaggagaatgaagagcgcCAAAGATACAatgtaaatatgagcccaggagacagaaagggccacataaaccagagactccatcagcctgagactggaagaactagatggtgcccagctaccactgatgactgccttgaaaagggacacaacagagaatccctgacggagcagaagAACGGtgtatgcagacctcaaattctcgtaaaaaagaccagacttaatggtctgactgagactagagggaccctctgttagcccaagactggaaactttcttgaagccaactcttcagacagggattggactggactataagacagaaaatgatactgttgaggagtgagcttcttggctcaagtagacacatgagactatgtgggcagctgctgtctagaggcgagatgagaaggcagagggggacaggaactggttgagtggacacggggaatacagggtggagaggaggactgtgctgtttcattagggggagagcagctaggagtacatagcaagatgtgtataagtttttgtatgagagactgacttgatttgtaaacttttacttaaagcacaataaattaaaaaaagaagatggaaggaatacatagagtcactgtacccacCCTCCAaaaattggtcaactttcaagcATTTTAGGAGGTCTCATATGATcaagaaggaagaattccaaggtgcactgaaggtactggtgaaaaacaagctccaggaattgatggaataccaactgagatgtttcaacaaatggatgcaatgctggaagtgctcacttgtctatgccaagaaatttggaagacagctacctggccaactgaatagaagagatccatatttgtgccaattccaaagaaaggtgatccaatagaatgtggaaattatcgaacaatatcattaatatcacacacaaataaaattttgctgaagatcattcaaaaacagttgcagcagtacatcgacagggaactgccagaaattcaagccggaatcagaagagggcatggaatgaaggatatcgttgctgacgtcagatggatcttggctcaaaGTAGAGAATTccagcaagatgtttacctgtgttttactgactgtgcaaaggcattcgactatgtggatcataacaaattatagattacattgagaagaatgggaattccagaacacttaattgtgctcatgaggaacctgtacgaggatggtgagacttcatctcatgtactttggacatgttatcaggagggtccaatccctggagaaggacatcaggcttggtaaagtagagggtcaatgaaaaggaggaagaccctcaacaagatggattgacacagtggctgcaacaatgggctcagacatagccatgattgtgaggatggtgcaggactggggagcgtttgttctgttgtacatagggtcactatgaatcagaactgcctagatggcacctaacagcaactacAATTCTTCCCAACTTGAACTATAGATTCTACGGAATGCCAATTAAAATCCAGCATTTTTTTGGATAGCTACAATctgattctaaattttatatagaATGGCAAAAAATCCAAAAGAGTCAacacactactgaagaagaacggAGTTGGTGGACTGACATTACTCAACTTCAAAACTTACTGTATAGCGGCAGTGATTTAGAcagtatggtattggcaaaggaaTGGACATATTCATCAGTGGAACAGAAGGGAGAAcagagaaataaacccacacatgtatagtcaactgatctttgacaaaggagcaaaggaaatttaatgaaaaatcacctttacaacaaatggtgctaggtcAATTggacaacatgcaaaaaaaaaaaaaaaaagagaacccaGACACAGATTTTAAACTGTGCAAAAGAATACAAAGACttgatattgttaagatgtcagatCTTGCCAGGAGGCTTTTTGTAGACATTGAGAGGATGACTGTAAAATTTGTATGGAAACGCAAAGACCTAGAATAGCTAAGATGGTCTTGCAGAGTACCAAAGTTAGAGAAACTTcattacctgatttcaagacaATGGAGGTCAAGGGTACGTGGTGAGTGGATGTCTTTGGTGAGGAAGGTGATATCAAGGATGATTCTCAGGTGTCTGGCTTTGGTAAATAGGAGATCCTGGGACCATTCATTGAGACAAGGGATCCAgaagtggggggaggggcaggcaaAGGAGAGATAGGTTGCTGAAATCAATTTGGGTTATAGGGACATTGAAATCTCTCAGGGACATTACCACAGTGATGTCCATTTGGCAAAACAGGTCTGAAACTGAAGGGAGAGGGATATCCTGGAGATGTAGATTTGGAAGTCATCAGTACTAGAGGGAAGTGACTGAGATCACCTAGGGAGCGCGAACACGTGAACTGAGAAGGGCGGCGGACTGGGACAGAACCCTGAGGAACACACCACTCAAGGTGGCAGCACAGCTTCCTGGCAGGCACCACAGCCGGGGTTCTGGAGTCTGGGCTGTGGGGCTCCGGAGCTGAGCGCGCCTGGCTACGTCAGGTCCCCTCCCTATGCCTCAGCTGTCACACCTGGCGATGAGGGGTGTCTGAGAGGGCTGTTGTGCTGAGAAACCTGAGATGCGCCAGGTAAAGCACCTGAGGTCTAGAAGCTTCcccctcctcttctttttcttaatGCGTCCACTCCCTCAGCTCCCAGGATCGCTCAGGGGTtgaggtggggtggggacagAGTGGGGGCGAGGTGGGCGAGTGGGGGGGTCCCGAGCCGCGAGTGACGTGCGGCGCCCACGTGATCATCCGGGCGCCTACGTGGGCACCAGACCCGTCGGCCGCCAGCCCGCCCCCCAGCCCACCCTCGCAACGCTCGGGTCCGGCGCTGGCGCAACAGCTTCCTGAGCGGCTGGGGCGGCGGGCGAGCAGGCTGCGGTGAGCTGAGGAGGCACCAGCCTTGCCAGGTTCTTCAGGTCAGTGTGGTTGGGACCCCGCCGGCAGACCTGGGCGGCGGTAGGGAGGTAGGAGCGGGCTCTGGAGTagcgggggtgggggatgggagaGGCGAAGGGATGGGGAGCACCTGAGGGGACCGGGAGCATCTCCGGGGACGGGAAGGAAAGGAATGGGGTGCACCTGAGAGGAGAGGAAGGGATGGGGAGCATCTGGAGGGACTGGGAGCACCTCGGGGGACAGGAGTGGCATGGGCAGGTGTCGGGGAGGACCCTGCAGTGCCCAGCCTGCCTTCTCGACCCTCTTCCTCTGCGCCCTCCATCTTTTTTAGAGCCTGGAATGGGGGGAGCGCCCCCGCAGTGCGACAGCGAGACGTAGACAGATTCTGGAAATACCCCTTTCAACCCCCATTCTGCGCCTAGGAGGAAAGACTGACCTCCGAGAAAAGGTGGTGGAGTAGGGCAGATTGCCTCCAGGGGAGGGGGACACTGAAACctaaaatttggaaaacattctCGTCTGGCGTGCGAGGCCTGAAAACAAATGGCggctggggggcggggaggtgggGGAGTGAATCATTGGGTGAGGAGGCCCGGATTCAGGAAAGGACCCTTGTCACTGTGCGTCTACCGAGCGCCCTGCCTGTCTCCTGTCTGTCTGCAGGTCTGGACGTCTGTTGTTCCCAGCACTCTGTGAAGCTAGAAAAGGAGAAGCCTGTCCAGAAGCCCTGCAGGTCTATGAGAGGGGGGCACTGGCCGTGGACCTGGGGCTGAGGGGAGTGTGGAGGGCAAGGGCTGGGCAGAGTTTGGGTACCCCACAACTctccaacacatacacacacacagcctccCTCTCTGGGAGTAGAGATGGTGACAGGGCCTGTCTGGGAAAGTGTTGGCTCATGTGTGTGGTAGGAGGGGAGGCGGGGGCGGGTAAGGGGCGGGCAGAAGGCACACTTGGAAGGCCAGGCCAGGTTAAGGGAACCCTGACGAGGGCCCAGATCTATTGGGACCTGTGCTTTACTCCTAAGTCTTCAGTCTCCCTTGTTTCCTTCCATCTCCCCCGTCCCCGCCCTCACCCCTCAAGACAAGAAAAGGAGAATCTCAACATGGAAAAAGTCtacagtgaaaatgaaggaaagctggacaatgaaggaaAATCAAAAAGCCAAGTAGAGCCGGAAGATGAAGGAAAGtcggaagaggaagaaaaggcagaaGTGGCGGGGCAGCCAGAATACCAGGGGAAGCTAGAGGATGAGGGAGAGCCAGGTGATGAGGGAGAgccagagggaaggaaagaaaagcagggaaagcCAGGAGATGAAGGGAAGCCGCAAGATGAGGGCAAGCTGAAGTCTGAGCGAAAGCCAGAGAGCGAGCCCCGGGCTGCTGAAAAGCGCTCGGCTGAAGATTACGTGCCCcggaaagcaaaaagaaaaacggACAGGGGAACGGATGACCCCCCCAGGGACTATCAGGAGGATTTACACGAAAGGCGCTTGAGCAGTGAGGAGATGATGAGAGAATGTGGTGATATGTCAAGGGCTCAGGAGGAgataaggaaaaaacagaaaatgggtGGTTTCCATTGGATGCAAAGAGATGTCCAGGATCCATTCCCCCCAAGGGGCCAGCGGGGAGTGAGAGGAATGAGGGGCGGAGGTAGGGGCCAAAGAGGCTTACATGACATCCCATACCTTTAATGCCTTTGGCTTTCAATTCTGATTCTCCCATGAGAATATTGGCAGCCCCGCTTTCCCTGGCAGGCatttgccaggctctgtgctctaACCTACGCTGATACTTGGCTTTAGGTGTCACTCTTGTTACCAGCAGCCTTTGACCCCACTGCAGCCTCTGTGTTTCAGTAGGGGATTTTCACCCATGTGCATGAAAGAGATGTTCATGGTACCTTGTAAAGTATTAATAAAACACAGTTTGCAGAACCGCATGTATGGTATCAgtccatttttataaaattgtgTATCTGCATGATACATCTAAGCACAGGGGAAACTATGAATGTGTGTACACTAGAAAGTCGGCAGTGGTCATTCCTGTGTGATGGCCAATAATAGGTCTTGCATGTACTCAAAAATGAGTCCAATCAACTGATAGTTTGAGGTACCCCCATGCCATTCCTCTGCTGGTGTGCCCCATTCCCATGTCTTCTCCTGGGTCTAACCATGTCAGGTGGGCACTGCTGCCCCTTCTGGTTCCTCTACTGTCCTCTGGCTCCCACCAagtgattcttttctttgtttgctcACCTCCATTTTTTTTCCCGAAAGGATATGGATTATGTCtgtcataaaaaaataataaaaccagaaAGCAATACATGATAAGCAATCGAACTGTGCAGTAAGCTTATGAGGGCAATGGAGACACTTAAAAATCTTGTCAGAACGAAAAATGACAGGTAAAAGTCACATCATCTCTAAGACCTGTAGCTGGAGGAATCCACCTGGCAGTTATTACAGGTCCACTGCTGTAAGAGTCAGTCTCGTCATCCGTGAAATGAGGATAATCTTTGCCTCACAGGACTGTAGAGTGGATCAGGTGAGGTACTGAGTATGTGAGCTGTGTTGAGGCTTGGTCCCATCAGACATTCAGGGAAGGATGGACTTCTACACCATTCCCATGCACTAGCAGTAATATGGATGGAATCAGACACTTGAGGGAGAGTTGAGAAAGGTCTCAACTGTACTCAGGAACAAATTCAGGCAGCTGAGAGGTGGGTGCTGCTCTCTGCTGGTCACTGTGCCCTTTCTCCTAGGTCCAGTACCCTCTACTGATAGCTACTGATGGGCTAGAGACTTTAAAGCTTCAATTTCTATGGAGTCTCTGGTGAGGCAATGCCCACTCATCCTATAGAAGTGTGGATAAAACTCCTCACTTTAGAGTTATAGTTAGCTCAGTTATCCTCCCAATGctgctttctgattttttttggggggtgggggtgtagGGTAATGCcgttcagctatatgcatcctctcctaatggaatcagctttgctcttccctgaagcatgctggggatgaatttgggatggactcaggctaaggtacaaggctgggagtggcatgactgggccaaggccaaggccaaggccaagaccaaggaatgccttagcaacaagaaggaaaacatctgggcctagacgtgaagtccctgggaacactggctGCCCAcggacgtgggagaaaaacaatgagccttggtctcaGCTGAagtggtatataagcttgggtcccttgctaggtggttgcagagTGCTAAACTGGTCCAGCTGCTACCCTGGGCCTTGGTCTTGTAAGCAAGCTTCCCAAGTAAACCAACCATATGTCATGATCACTGGTTCCAGAGTCTTTCTTCGGTCTCTTGGAGATTCCactgaccttgggttcaggtgccgCTGAGTTGTTACCCAACAGGGGGGCAATGAGCCTTTACATGTATTTTGTTGAattgtgtgtatatttgtatatgttaACATCCTCCagagctttgaactggtttgttttggttcGAACCCTGCTGAGAACTggcatttccactccagatatactaaatcagaatctacatttttataAGATCCCCTGGCgattcttatatataataaattttaagaaccaCTGCCCTGCTAGTGgtcctcagaattggtccctaaccagcagcattagcatcacctgggaatttgttagaaatgcaaattcttagcagaggTTCGAACCAGAATGAACAAGTTCAAAGTCCTGATATTCCCACCACCAGCTTCAGATATCGTGGCCAGGAAAACTATCTGAATGATAAAGGCTGTGCTGTTCTCATGGGTTAATATGTTGTCTGCAGACTCTCATTCCTAGGTAGAGTTCTGTCTCAGGAAACTCTTTTTAGGCTACTCTTTAGCAAGTCAGCAGACCATCTACACATGTGATTTTCAGAGCCCTGTTATTGAAtgtgtggtccatggaccagctGCATCAGCATCATCTGTGAGCTAATTACAAATGCATAATCTCAGGATCTTAATTttcacaagatccccaggtgattcctatgAATGTTAACGTTTGAGAAGCATGGGTTTAGAGGAGACTCTTCTCAAGCTCTCTACTCCCACTTCCCACATGAAATATGCCGTGTGCCTAGAAGGATAAATAATATGTGCTATATAAgatacaaggagtcctggtggcatggtggttaaagtgctcagctgtgaaccaaaaggtcagttgttcgaaaccaccaaccactccacagaagaaagatgtagcagtctgcttctgtaaagactacagccttggaaaccctatggggcggttctactctgtcctatagggtcactatggttttGGTATATAAGATACACATGACGAGTTATTAAATGGACCTGTGCTTGTCACATTGCAGCTGTTCCCACTTTCATATTAGCAGATCTTGAAATCAATCCAGTAGGTCAAGACCTGTATTCATTAATGAAGTAGAATAGAAAAAgtcaaacagagccaaatagataATATCAGATTGCATCGCAGGTAGTAAGGGTGAGTATTGTTTCATGAAACGTCTATCTCAGTTATGTACGTATATATCTGTGTACACTCTGAGTTCTCATGAAAAATGTATTTCTGACTGGgctgcagtttttaaaaattaagaaacactGCATTGGACTCTACATCTCAAAACATAACCTTCCATACTTACATTCCTAGTGCCCAGCACTAGGTGCTGAATAAAGGTGTAAATAATAGTGGCTGAATCAGGAGCCCTGAGTTTTTCAAGTTTAACCTCAGTCTACATAAATAACATTGGACAAATAACTTCAATTCTCTAGCAGGGTTTACTTTCATTTCCAAAAGGAGCAGAGAGTCGTGGGATTCACAGGCTGGACAGGGCCTACTGCAGTTCACAGCCAAAGCTGCCATTAGGAAGGAATGCACACGTGGCAGCACTAGGGAGAGCTCCTGGAATGGAGCAGGTAGAGTGCTCAATGTCAGGAAGACAGGCTCTACAAAGTGTGAAACGAAACAACTGTGGAATCTGTGCTGTAAAGAGACCCAGTGGAGGGCTCCGTATATGTCACAGGGGCGCAGCCTCAAAAGGGGGGCAAAAGCATGCCTGCCAGGGTGGGAGGTCAGGGGTAGGGGATACCTGGGAGGAGCAACAGTTGAGTACATGCCTGCAGATGATCTTGCTCCACCTAGCTTAAGGGAATTAAGACCTTACTTTTTACAGACAACATATATCATATTGATTTTTTGCTTGTATTCCATATGGTTCCCAGTTTTGAGTGGTACCCAGAGCAAAATAAATAATCTACTGCAGGTCCAGGCTGTAGGGCAAGCTTCTCTGCCATTTCAGTCTCATGACCTTGCACACCCAATTGTATTGTATTTGTGCTAGACAGAAAGGCTCTCTGAAGTTTTTGCAAGCCCCAAGAGGAGAACTACAGTTCACATCCTTAGAGTTATGGAGCAACACCATGCCCTCTTCTCTTGGCAACTAGTCTCCATTTGAGAAGTTGCTCCTGGCTTGCTACCAGACTCTGGTAGAGACTCAACACCTGACCATGAGGTATCACTTTTCTGCACAAACAAGCCTCCCATTATGAGCTTGCTGTTATCTACTCTATTGAGGGATAAAGTTGGGTGTGGGCACCAGCTTTCCATCATTAGTTGCAAACGGCTTTTAAGAAATCAGGCCTAAGTCCAGAAGGCACAAGTAAATTACATGAGCAGGTGGGTCTGAGTGATTGATTTACTCTGCTCATGTGCACTGATTAAAAGTTTGACTGgctggtcagggacttggagTGAACTAAATTGGAAAATGGATGAGGTGATGTGAGGAATAGGTTTTTAGATGGACTACTCATAAAGGGCACAGacagtgaagatatttgtgtcccatGATGTAATAGTTTTCtgttgtgtaacaaattaccacagccTAAGCAGCTTtaaacaacacccatttattagCTCGCAGTTCTGTAGGTAAGAAGTCTGGCATCACGTGTCTATGTGCTCTGCTCGTGGTCTCACaaagccaaaatcaaaacgtCAGCCAGACTGAGTTCtcatctggaggctctggggaaaaGCCTTTTTCCAAACTCATTCAAGTTGTtttcagaattcagttccttgcagcTGTAGGAATGAGGTGGCTAATTTGTGCTGCCTgtcagctaaggagccctggtggcacagtagtcaaGGTAACTGAaagtctgctaactgaaaggttggcagctcaacccaccagccactccatgtggcagtctgcttccataaagatttacagccttggaaactctacaggccagctctgctctgttctacaggatcactatgagttggaatcgactcaatggcagagggATAATGGTCAGTTAGTCTGTTCTCAGCTCCTAGAAGTCACCTGGCATTCCTTATCGTGTGGCCTCTCCATCTTTTAGCCAGCAATGGGGAATCCTTCTCATGCTTCTAATCTCTGacttctctgcctctgtctctagaCCCATATTTAAAGGGATGATGTGATTAGGTCAGACCCAGCCAGATAATTTTCCTACCTTAAGGTCAATTTATTTGGAACCCTAATTACATCTACATAATCCCTTCACAACAACCATGTGGACTTTCAGCTCTGAGTCTGATCTTTGAGTCATccttcctttattattattatttttaatgaaaggtAGCATGTGTTCCCAGCTAAGTAGTTTTATTAGCCTGCTTCCCTCCCGGAGAATTTTAGGGTTCCTGTAGTTGTCTTTCATTTTGTACTTTGTCTCTTTCATGCCAAGCTAGCAGTGTTTTTGTTGATATAATTTTCTTAAGAATCTTGTGGATCTTGCGTGAATTGCAGTGGTGTCACTCCATTAGACAAAATCTACGCCCATAAATCTTCTTAAGATCATCTTTATTTTTGGCTCCTGCTGGGGTGGCTGAGTATGGCTGCTCTCAGTTATTAAAGGCTGTTCACATTCCTTGCCACATGTGCCTCCCATCTTTAAGCAAGCAGTGGCGTGTTAAATCCTTCTTGTGCTTTGAAACTAACTTCTCTGTTTGATTTTTGACTCTTTACTTCCTAGAGGCCCTCCAGTTTGGTTGAGAGAATCTATGAGGCATACATTTGATCTCTTGAAAGTGACCGTTGTGCGACTGaatcctctgttttttttttttaatctttctgaggTTTCAGCAAAAGGTTGTACCAGCCACACCCTCAGCTTTTTCCCTAGGCTACACTTTCAGAAGGAATCTCTTAAATTTAGTGTCTTTTGCCACGTGGGCAGGCTGAGAATTTCCCAAATCATCACGCCCTCATTCCTTTTTGCTTGACAGTTATTCCCTCAATTTACTTCTCTCATCTCCCATTTTACTAGAAATAGCAAGAAGAAACCAAGCCATATCTTAGCactttgcttagaaatctcctcagttaAATGTCCAAGTTCTTCACTTACTaggtttaatttccacataattATGGGTGACAATTTCGCTAAGTTTTCTGTCAATGCATATAAGGCTCTCCCTTCCTCCAGTTTCCAGTAACAAGTTCTTTACACCATTCTGGACCCTCACTAGCAGGgtcttaattgtgcttatttCTACTTACAGTCTATTCAAGGAAATCTAGGATTTTTCTCTTATGTTCCTTAAAATTATCCCAGCTTCCATTTACTTCCCAGTACCAAAGCCAATTCCACATTTGTAGGTATTTGGTACTGTcattattagttttctattgctgggTAATGATTACTTCAATCTTAGCAGCTTTAAAACAGCACCCATTTATTATCTGACAATTCTGTAGGCCAGAAGTCTGGCTTCTATGGTCTcattaaataaaaagacaagaataaataTGCATAGAGAAAgtaacattctttggtggttaccagggatgggagggggaaggagggggaattgatttctagatagtagacatttgttatttttgatgatgggaaaggTATGGGTGAAGTCTACACAACTTGACCCAGGTAAATGAtgacatgaagaagaacacaagaATAAGAGATGATTTTGGttaatgctataacatatacaattttgcaacaacagcaatTACAACCAAAGAAtatatgtgtggttacataggttgatatgtatgcatatatgtgtacaggaAGGCACATGTGAGTCTATGAatgtgcatgtataggtgtatctgtaggcatatgtatatacacgtcTGTGTgtgatacatatatattcatatatataataaagcacatgagggcacagttatggatacttcttagacataaccaaacacctaatGGGATTGGTTTATTGGGTtcaaaggcttaggaccatagtctcgtgggacaactcagttaattggcataagatagttcataaagataatgttctgcgtactagtttggtgagtagtgcctggggtcttaaaagcttgcaagcggccacctaagatacaactattggtctctacttttctggagcaaaagagaaagaagtaaacCACTGACTCAAAGaggaaactagtctataggactaatcGCCCACACAAAacatggcctcatctatcctgagacctgaagaactagatagtgcctggctacctaCTGGCAccaccgttctgaccagggacaccatAGATTGTCCTGGATAGAataggataaaaatgtagaacaaaactcaaattcctaaaaaaggacaGACTTACTAGAcaggtagagactagaggaacccccaagactatcccCCTGAGATACCTTTTAAACTGGGtattgaagccactcccagaggtcacctttcagccaactaACAgaatggcttataaaataaacaatatcacccatgagtactatgctcctttaaataatcatgcatgtgagaccaaatggtcaacacatttatcttaaagcaaagatgagaaggtaagggggagattgggagcaaggaagctagattaatggaaatagaacaaccagaatggaaataataagaatgccaacacactgtgaaaaatgtgaccaatgtctctgaacaatatgtataaccaaaaaaaaagaaaaaaaaccaaacccattgctgttgagtcaattccgactcatagtgaccctacaggacagagtagaactgccccacagggtttccaaggagcacctggcagatttgaactgccaaccttttggttagcagccatagcacttaaccactaccccaccagggtttctgaacaatatgtatagaaattgttaaatgggaatctaatttgctgtgtaaactttcaccaaaagcacaataaaatattatatgtatatataaaaagaagCCTGGCTTCTGATTTCCCTGCTCAGGGTCTCATGGTCTAAGTCAAGATGTCATTTGGACTGAATTCTTGTCTGGAGACTCAGGGGAAAAGTCTATTTCCAAGCTCATTCTTGTTGGCAGAATTTAGTTCTTTTTActgtaggactgaggtccccaTTTCCTTGTTGGTTATCCACTGGTAGGCACTTTCAGCTTTTAAAAGCTTCCCACATTCCTTGCTACATGGCACCTTCCATCTTCAAGACAGCAATTGTACATTGAATTGTTCTGCTGCTTTGAATCTCTGACTTCTCTGTCTCTGACCTCTGGGCCCATCTTGAAGGGGCTCATGTGATTAGGTGAGACCTGCCTGGATAATATCCCTATCTTAAGATCAACTGATTTGGGACCTTAATTACAGCTGCAAAATCTTTTCACAGCAACACATAGATTActgtttgattgaataactgggGGAAAGTATATGCACACAAGAGGGTGGTAATTTTGGaggccatcttagaattctgcctatcaAACATATGAATGTCCTCTAGATGGCATACATTGTAAAGGAGACTCAAAATAATCTGCTGGATAAGAAAATGTATCTGGCAGATAACAGTGAGCATCTGTCTTCAATCACCATGATGCCTTATTCAATGGGCGCATACACTAAGTGGCCATGGTGACAGAGTTGGATACTATGATTGGGCTCTACAACATGGACTTCCTGTCACTAAGGGTGATCTGGCTACTGCCACTGCAGAGTGTCCAAAATTACAATGGCAGAGGAAAATGCTGAACCCTGTATTTGGCACCATTCCCAGGGAGAACCAGCTGTCTACTTAGTGGTAAGTTGATTATATTGGAGGGAGAAGAGTTTTTTTTCCTGATAGGAATAGATATCTATACCAGATAAAGAATTGCCTTTCCTGTGCACAACACTTGTGCCAGCATAAGAATGTCTTATTTGTCTAAATGGTGTCACACACAAAATCACTTCCAACCAAGGAACCCATTTTATTACAGAAGAAATTCACGTGAAATTTACtagtctttctctgtttctcatcatCTA
This region includes:
- the LOC126069630 gene encoding transcription elongation factor A protein-like 3 encodes the protein MEKVYSENEGKLDNEGKSKSQVEPEDEGKSEEEEKAEVAGQPEYQGKLEDEGEPGDEGEPEGRKEKQGKPGDEGKPQDEGKLKSERKPESEPRAAEKRSAEDYVPRKAKRKTDRGTDDPPRDYQEDLHERRLSSEEMMRECGDMSRAQEEIRKKQKMGGFHWMQRDVQDPFPPRGQRGVRGMRGGGRGQRGLHDIPYL